The following are from one region of the Novosphingobium humi genome:
- the rpoZ gene encoding DNA-directed RNA polymerase subunit omega: MARVTVEDCVDKIPNRFDLVLLAAQRAREISGGAELTLDRDRDKNPVVALREIAEETVRPKILKESLITSLQRVLPDDDDEVDDIGSLSQSAEALRITAAAPVRNTSLGGDYDG; this comes from the coding sequence ATGGCGCGCGTAACCGTTGAAGATTGTGTCGACAAGATCCCTAACCGCTTCGATCTCGTGCTGCTGGCTGCCCAGCGCGCGCGTGAAATCTCGGGCGGTGCGGAACTGACGCTCGATCGCGATCGTGACAAAAACCCGGTGGTGGCCCTGCGCGAAATCGCAGAGGAAACCGTCCGTCCCAAGATCCTCAAGGAATCGCTGATCACCTCGCTGCAGCGCGTGCTGCCTGACGATGATGATGAAGTCGATGACATCGGCTCGCTCTCGCAGTCGGCCGAGGCGCTGCGCATCACGGCGGCGGCTCCGGTGCGTAACACCTCGCTGGGCGGGGATTACGACGGCTGA